From Topomyia yanbarensis strain Yona2022 chromosome 1, ASM3024719v1, whole genome shotgun sequence, one genomic window encodes:
- the LOC131677853 gene encoding general odorant-binding protein 83a-like, translated as MSRFILCVVSVINVAMVLADVTPRRDAEYPPPELLDAMKPIHDICVKKTGVTDEAIKEFSDGQIHEDEKLKCYMNCLFHEARVVDDNGNVHLEKLHESLPNSMHDIALHMGKRCLYPEGENLCEKAFWLHKCWKQADPKHYFLV; from the exons ATGAGCCGTTTCATCCTTTGTGTAGTGAGTGTTATCAACGTAGCTATGGTGCTAGCGGACGTCACACCGAGACGAGATGCTGAG TATCCTCCACCAGAACTGCTTGATGCGATGAAGCCAATCCACGATATCTGTGTCAAAAAGACTGGAGTGACCGATG AGGCCATCAAGGAGTTCAGCGACGGTCAGATCCACGAAGACGAGAAACTCAAATGCTACATGAACTGTTTGTTCCACGAGGCCCGCGTTGTCGATGACAATGGCAACGTGCATCTGGAGAAATTGCACGAATCGCTTCCCAACTCGATGCACGATATCGCTTTGCACATGGGCAAGCGCTGCCTCTATCCGGAAGGAGAGAATTTGTGCGAGAAGGCCTTTTGGCTGCATAAGTGCTGGAAGCAGGCCGATCCAAAG CACTATTTTCTTGTTTGA